A single region of the Planctomycetota bacterium genome encodes:
- a CDS encoding thiazole synthase — MSPSLTIGDVTLDAIEHRLFTGTGKYSDYDVMAKALDASGCRVVTVAVRRERLIDADGKSLLDYLDLDRYTILPNTAGCFSAEDAIRVAMLGRDLLEKQGNAGAGWVKLEVLGDKTTLLPDPVGTIEATAELVKEGFTVLAYTSDDPRAAVRIKEAGAASVMPAGSPIGSGQGVLNPLNISLCLELLKEGDADYPVIVDAGVGTPSDVTIAMELGADGVLLNTGIAHASDPVTMATAMKHALLAGHHGLRAGRIPKKRYATASSPMQGTIGYIPGE, encoded by the coding sequence ATGAGCCCCAGCCTGACCATCGGCGATGTCACCCTCGACGCCATTGAGCACCGCCTCTTCACCGGCACCGGCAAGTACAGCGACTACGACGTGATGGCCAAGGCCCTCGACGCCAGCGGCTGCCGGGTCGTCACCGTCGCCGTCCGACGCGAACGTCTCATCGATGCCGACGGCAAGAGCCTGCTCGACTACCTCGACCTCGATCGCTACACGATCCTGCCCAACACGGCCGGTTGCTTCAGCGCCGAGGACGCCATCCGCGTCGCCATGCTCGGGCGCGACCTGTTGGAGAAGCAAGGGAATGCCGGCGCGGGTTGGGTGAAGCTCGAAGTCCTCGGCGACAAGACGACGCTCCTGCCCGACCCCGTCGGCACGATCGAAGCCACGGCCGAGCTGGTGAAGGAGGGCTTCACGGTGCTGGCCTACACGAGCGACGACCCACGGGCGGCGGTCCGCATCAAGGAGGCCGGTGCGGCAAGCGTCATGCCCGCCGGCAGCCCCATCGGCTCCGGCCAGGGCGTGCTCAACCCGCTCAACATCAGCCTCTGCCTCGAACTCTTGAAGGAAGGCGACGCCGACTATCCGGTGATCGTCGACGCCGGCGTCGGCACGCCGAGCGACGTGACGATCGCCATGGAACTCGGCGCCGACGGCGTCCTGCTCAACACCGGCATCGCCCATGCGAGCGACCCCGTCACGATGGCCACCGCCATGAAGCACGCCCTGTTGGCGGGCCACCACGGCCTCCGCGCTGGCCGCATCCCGAAGAAGCGCTATGCGACGGCCAGCAGCCCGATGCAGGGGACAATCGGGTACATTCCGGGGGAGTGA
- a CDS encoding choice-of-anchor tandem repeat NxxGxxAF-containing protein: protein MCHSNPAGRSKRIATLLALASAATAIPIASAQVTLRAVAQKSDVLPDQSDPGLVFSSFSSTFVFGGATINAHGDVAFFGAGRTNSGSGVTRQGAFVERDGVLQTLALQGQAVPGLPGFDFDGIQGGRLIVGDDGSVAHGTQLEVGPNSSDVRQAILVYEADGSVRSVVRAGDTIPQIDPVSPTFGYEFQSLGPGANFISPYGGSTEFAYNDGLVGFGTTAVNPNGPGSVQGLWVERVQPDNSKALTLVARNGSDTDFFPTTQVDGISGTGELIFRTVIDTDDAAAFNAIATFNQADISLEAQTGSDAGGDVSFTSLGRPSINSIGTVAFPARFSDLPSGSDTGVFSDGGIVASEGVVAGGTPDLNNDGTSDFVFGDLLSVPVFINQQDNVLFRATARTPDNSQSVVGLWSDRSGGINNLDLVAYVGQDVPGMPGATISQIGQSVPRASLVFNANNDAAFIGQILTADGFLRTAIFAEKNGELRVIAVDEESITLPDGTTRDISFLGFLGGSGNGDGLLSGFSDNGEVAFVAGLRGSSVDNVVVLVANLNLPGDANGDDTVNLADFGILRANFGSTDGTFDTADFNGDRLVNLADFGILRANFGSSADHAILDAWAATVPEPTAGIAALAFLLLGKRRR, encoded by the coding sequence ATGTGCCATTCGAACCCCGCCGGGCGATCCAAGCGGATCGCGACCCTTCTCGCGTTGGCCTCAGCCGCGACCGCGATTCCGATCGCGTCGGCCCAGGTGACCCTCCGCGCCGTCGCACAGAAGTCGGATGTCCTCCCCGATCAGTCTGATCCGGGCCTGGTCTTTTCGAGCTTCAGCAGCACCTTCGTCTTCGGCGGTGCGACCATCAACGCACACGGCGATGTCGCGTTCTTCGGCGCAGGCCGCACCAACAGCGGCTCGGGCGTCACGCGGCAAGGTGCGTTCGTCGAACGCGACGGCGTGCTGCAGACGCTCGCCCTTCAAGGGCAGGCCGTGCCCGGTCTGCCCGGGTTCGACTTTGATGGCATCCAAGGCGGACGGCTCATCGTCGGCGACGACGGCAGCGTCGCCCACGGCACCCAGCTCGAAGTCGGCCCGAACTCCAGCGACGTCCGTCAAGCCATCCTCGTCTACGAGGCAGACGGCAGTGTCCGCAGCGTCGTCCGCGCGGGCGACACCATTCCGCAAATCGACCCCGTCAGCCCGACCTTCGGCTACGAGTTCCAAAGCCTCGGCCCAGGCGCGAACTTCATCAGTCCCTACGGCGGGTCAACCGAATTCGCGTACAACGACGGCCTCGTCGGCTTCGGCACCACGGCAGTCAACCCGAATGGCCCAGGGTCCGTCCAGGGACTGTGGGTCGAACGCGTCCAGCCCGACAACAGCAAAGCCCTCACACTCGTTGCACGCAACGGCAGCGACACCGACTTCTTCCCAACGACGCAAGTCGACGGTATCAGCGGCACCGGCGAGTTGATCTTCCGGACGGTCATCGACACGGATGACGCCGCCGCCTTCAACGCGATCGCAACCTTCAACCAGGCCGACATCAGCCTCGAAGCCCAGACCGGCAGCGATGCCGGCGGCGACGTCAGCTTCACCAGCCTCGGCCGGCCGTCGATCAACAGCATCGGCACGGTTGCCTTCCCTGCTCGCTTCAGCGATCTGCCCAGCGGCAGCGACACCGGCGTCTTCTCCGACGGCGGCATCGTCGCCAGCGAAGGCGTCGTGGCAGGTGGAACGCCCGACCTGAACAACGACGGCACGAGCGACTTCGTCTTCGGCGACCTGCTCAGTGTGCCCGTCTTCATCAACCAACAAGACAACGTCCTGTTCCGTGCGACCGCACGCACGCCCGACAACAGCCAGAGCGTCGTCGGCCTGTGGTCCGACCGGAGCGGCGGCATCAACAACCTTGACCTCGTCGCCTACGTCGGACAGGACGTGCCCGGCATGCCGGGGGCGACCATCTCGCAGATCGGCCAGTCCGTGCCGCGGGCCAGCCTCGTCTTCAACGCCAACAACGACGCCGCCTTCATTGGTCAGATCCTGACGGCCGACGGCTTCCTCCGCACGGCCATCTTCGCCGAGAAGAACGGCGAGCTGCGCGTCATCGCCGTCGACGAGGAGTCGATCACGCTGCCCGACGGCACCACCCGCGACATCAGCTTCCTGGGCTTCCTCGGCGGCAGCGGCAATGGCGACGGCTTGCTCAGCGGATTCAGCGACAACGGCGAGGTCGCCTTCGTCGCAGGCCTGCGCGGCTCGTCGGTCGACAACGTCGTCGTCCTCGTCGCCAACCTGAACCTGCCCGGCGACGCCAACGGCGACGACACCGTCAACCTCGCCGACTTCGGCATCCTGCGAGCCAACTTCGGCTCGACCGACGGCACCTTCGACACCGCCGACTTCAACGGCGATCGCCTCGTCAACCTCGCAGACTTCGGCATTCTTCGGGCGAACTTCGGCAGCAGCGCCGACCATGCGATCCTCGATGCCTGGGCCGCGACCGTGCCGGAGCCGACGGCTGGCATCGCCGCGTTGGCGTTCCTGCTCCTGGGCAAGCGCAGGCGTTGA
- a CDS encoding Uma2 family endonuclease, whose amino-acid sequence MDTLLRPRPAALAHPADEEFPPIADGFDDEAILDRLEQDDRNLEFDGETFVEKNVSVESSFVNGWILTLINNFIIANGWPAVALGPETIYRCWPDRPRLFRKPDVSVIRMERFREHERNPRVMTIPADLVVEVLSPTNRAEDLNQKLELYREVGFGPVWVVSLLSRAVDVYQPNGETKRLRGDEVVDAGDVLPGFAPTVNDLLGPDAARGR is encoded by the coding sequence ATGGACACGTTGCTCCGCCCCAGACCGGCCGCCCTGGCTCATCCGGCCGACGAGGAGTTCCCGCCGATTGCCGACGGCTTCGACGACGAGGCGATTCTGGATCGCCTCGAGCAGGACGATCGCAACTTGGAGTTCGACGGCGAAACCTTTGTGGAGAAGAACGTGAGTGTCGAGTCAAGCTTCGTCAACGGTTGGATCCTGACGCTCATCAACAACTTCATCATCGCTAACGGGTGGCCGGCCGTGGCTTTGGGGCCGGAGACGATTTACCGCTGCTGGCCCGATCGGCCGCGGCTGTTCCGCAAGCCGGACGTCAGCGTCATCCGCATGGAGCGGTTTCGCGAGCACGAACGCAACCCACGCGTCATGACGATCCCGGCCGACCTGGTCGTCGAAGTGCTCTCGCCGACCAATCGGGCCGAAGACCTGAACCAGAAGCTCGAACTTTACCGCGAGGTCGGCTTCGGCCCGGTCTGGGTGGTCAGCCTGCTCAGTCGAGCTGTCGACGTGTATCAGCCCAACGGCGAGACGAAGCGTCTGCGCGGCGACGAAGTGGTCGATGCGGGCGATGTGCTGCCGGGCTTCGCACCGACGGTCAACGACCTGCTCGGCCCCGATGCCGCAAGAGGCCGGTGA
- a CDS encoding PEP-CTERM sorting domain-containing protein (PEP-CTERM proteins occur, often in large numbers, in the proteomes of bacteria that also encode an exosortase, a predicted intramembrane cysteine proteinase. The presence of a PEP-CTERM domain at a protein's C-terminus predicts cleavage within the sorting domain, followed by covalent anchoring to some some component of the (usually Gram-negative) cell surface. Many PEP-CTERM proteins exhibit an unusual sequence composition that includes large numbers of potential glycosylation sites. Expression of one such protein has been shown restore the ability of a bacterium to form floc, a type of biofilm.), with protein MYTKTLALIAAAATALPAAAQTFDIVLEEGDTVPGIGVITRVDGVATNNLGDILIEVDTDGADTTKDGALLLNGSVFLGESESLAAPVGAGAGSFDDFQLTNDGRVAQNLFLDGTTGSGDDSGLYFDKTLLIQESEAITASGPLNGSTVAGFFGTQVNDGPVLLSRISLDGPGSSIISSLITFDIATGDQVVLAAEGQTLPGLGGELILDIESDADEYDYNNSGTAIFGLDLEGDSSTDGVVYLTGTGVLAREGDVSPVGGFTWDGLASSEVALGDGGDFAFTGNFDTGATNDDSGVFLNGSLFAREGDVAPGTGGRLYTNLAFARLEIDQAGNLLWVASIDGNTDTNRVLYLNDEILLQEGDLIDGKVITQLSTSDQTLSLSDDGRFALVELILDGSTDAVVLITIPEPATASLLGLASLGLLRRRRAA; from the coding sequence ATGTACACCAAGACCCTTGCCCTCATCGCCGCCGCAGCCACCGCGCTTCCGGCCGCTGCGCAGACGTTCGACATCGTCCTCGAAGAGGGCGACACCGTTCCCGGCATCGGCGTCATCACTCGCGTGGACGGCGTTGCGACGAACAACCTCGGCGACATCCTGATCGAGGTCGACACCGACGGCGCCGACACCACTAAAGACGGAGCTCTGCTGCTCAACGGCAGCGTCTTCCTCGGCGAGAGTGAAAGTTTGGCCGCGCCCGTCGGTGCAGGTGCCGGCTCCTTCGACGACTTCCAGCTGACCAACGACGGCCGTGTCGCGCAGAACCTGTTCCTCGACGGCACCACCGGCTCGGGCGACGACAGCGGGCTCTACTTCGACAAGACGCTGCTCATCCAGGAGTCGGAGGCGATCACTGCCAGCGGACCGCTCAACGGTTCCACCGTCGCAGGCTTCTTCGGCACGCAGGTCAACGACGGTCCGGTCCTGCTGTCGCGAATCAGCCTCGACGGACCCGGCAGCAGCATCATCTCAAGCCTCATTACGTTCGACATCGCGACCGGCGACCAGGTGGTCCTCGCCGCAGAAGGCCAGACGCTCCCGGGTCTCGGAGGCGAGTTGATCCTCGACATCGAATCCGATGCCGACGAGTACGACTACAACAACTCCGGCACCGCCATCTTCGGTCTCGATCTCGAAGGCGACTCATCAACCGACGGCGTCGTCTACCTGACCGGCACCGGCGTCCTCGCTCGCGAAGGCGACGTCTCGCCCGTCGGCGGATTCACCTGGGACGGCCTGGCCAGCAGCGAAGTCGCCCTCGGCGACGGCGGCGACTTCGCGTTCACCGGCAACTTCGATACCGGTGCCACCAACGACGACTCGGGCGTCTTCCTCAACGGCAGCCTCTTCGCACGCGAAGGCGACGTCGCGCCTGGCACCGGCGGACGCCTCTACACCAACCTGGCCTTCGCACGACTTGAAATCGACCAGGCCGGCAACCTGCTCTGGGTCGCCAGCATCGACGGCAACACCGACACCAACCGCGTCCTCTATCTCAACGACGAGATTCTGCTTCAGGAGGGCGACCTGATCGACGGCAAGGTCATCACCCAGCTCTCGACCAGCGACCAGACGCTCTCGCTCAGCGATGATGGCCGGTTCGCCCTGGTCGAGCTGATCCTCGACGGCTCCACCGACGCCGTCGTCCTCATCACCATCCCCGAGCCCGCCACCGCCTCGCTGCTCGGCCTCGCCTCGCTCGGCCTGCTGCGTCGCCGGCGTGCCGCGTAG
- a CDS encoding antitoxin family protein, which translates to MSNRTIEAEYAGGVFRPLRPLDLDEGQRVTLTVAEAEQAWDPDRAKAVMRELAAMPLENHADGEDRTSEDHDRFLYPESK; encoded by the coding sequence ATGAGCAACCGCACCATCGAAGCCGAATATGCCGGTGGCGTCTTCCGTCCGCTGCGGCCGCTCGATCTGGACGAAGGGCAGCGGGTCACGCTCACGGTGGCCGAAGCCGAGCAGGCGTGGGACCCGGATCGGGCAAAGGCCGTCATGCGCGAACTTGCCGCGATGCCGCTTGAGAACCACGCAGATGGCGAAGATCGCACAAGCGAAGATCACGATCGGTTTCTCTATCCCGAATCGAAGTGA
- a CDS encoding ATP-binding protein, whose amino-acid sequence MLTLLVLQGPDRGKRFELPDRPALVGRERANVRLDDNTCSRRHAELRPAAYGDRWTLKDLGSANGTWLNGQRVLTQPIDIKSGDQIRIGSTLLLFGAAAGVSRETTKSVALETAESGMDSSIISTLPATSDDSIVLAVPEPAAAAMANLKVLYRLAAALGSQFTDDQVLDVVLDLVFETVRADQAVAFLYDIDGKLTPRAVRRRDPEPPQSEDDEPVKPEPIRASRTILTHVVRTGEGVVCSNAMTDRRFRSGHSVQNLGIRSAIACPIKARRLDAGVGKAPPIPDTADALEVQSDENEVIGVLYVDSSVQNYTYGTDQLRLLTAIGLQTGLALQNAKLYRKGLQAERLAAVGETTAALSHSIKNILQALRGGASVVEMARKRKDWNQLDKGWGVVDRNLDRIFGLTMNLLAFSKPRTPSRKLVNPRQVINECVDLVAPMADERGVMVVADVADDQPAVPLDEEGLHQVLMNLLGNAVDAVSETEPEVQTAPTGVVKVICRYDAEQKRTNIDVVDDGPGVDPNLRRHMFELFHSTKGNRGTGLGLPVAKKIIEEHDGTLTVKSDSGHGTTFSISLPAFVEQSDDPSHTYVGLGE is encoded by the coding sequence GTGCTGACGTTGCTCGTTCTGCAAGGCCCGGATCGTGGCAAGCGATTCGAACTGCCAGACCGACCTGCCCTGGTCGGGCGGGAGCGCGCCAACGTCCGGCTCGACGACAACACCTGCAGCCGACGCCACGCCGAACTCCGCCCCGCCGCGTACGGCGATCGCTGGACCCTTAAGGACCTCGGCAGCGCCAACGGCACCTGGCTCAACGGCCAACGCGTCCTGACCCAGCCGATCGACATCAAGAGCGGCGACCAGATCCGCATCGGCAGCACGCTGCTCCTCTTCGGTGCGGCCGCGGGCGTCAGCCGCGAGACGACCAAGTCCGTCGCGCTCGAGACGGCCGAGAGTGGCATGGACTCGTCGATCATCTCGACCCTGCCCGCCACCAGCGACGACTCGATCGTCTTGGCCGTGCCCGAGCCTGCCGCGGCGGCGATGGCGAACCTGAAGGTCCTCTACCGACTCGCCGCGGCGCTGGGCAGCCAGTTCACGGACGACCAGGTGCTCGATGTTGTGCTCGACCTCGTCTTCGAGACGGTTCGTGCCGATCAGGCCGTCGCGTTTCTCTACGACATCGACGGCAAGCTCACGCCGCGTGCCGTGCGTCGTCGCGACCCCGAACCGCCGCAGAGCGAGGACGACGAGCCGGTCAAGCCCGAGCCGATCCGTGCCAGCCGGACGATTCTGACGCACGTGGTCCGCACGGGCGAGGGCGTCGTCTGCAGCAACGCCATGACCGATCGCCGATTCCGCAGCGGGCACAGCGTTCAGAACCTCGGCATTCGCAGCGCCATCGCCTGCCCGATCAAAGCCCGCCGACTCGACGCCGGCGTCGGCAAGGCGCCGCCCATCCCCGACACGGCCGACGCGCTCGAAGTGCAGAGCGACGAGAACGAAGTCATCGGCGTGCTTTACGTCGACTCCAGCGTGCAGAATTACACGTACGGCACTGATCAACTGCGGCTCCTGACGGCCATCGGACTGCAAACGGGTCTGGCACTGCAAAACGCCAAGCTCTACAGAAAGGGCTTGCAGGCCGAACGACTCGCCGCCGTTGGCGAAACAACCGCCGCGCTGTCGCACTCGATCAAGAACATCCTCCAAGCCCTCCGCGGCGGCGCGAGCGTCGTCGAGATGGCACGCAAACGGAAGGACTGGAATCAGCTTGACAAAGGCTGGGGCGTCGTCGACCGCAATCTCGACCGCATCTTCGGCCTGACGATGAATCTGTTGGCCTTCAGCAAACCCCGCACGCCGTCACGCAAGCTCGTCAACCCGCGGCAGGTCATCAACGAGTGCGTCGACCTCGTCGCGCCCATGGCCGACGAACGCGGCGTAATGGTCGTGGCCGACGTCGCCGACGACCAGCCGGCCGTACCGCTGGACGAGGAAGGCCTGCACCAGGTCCTCATGAACCTGCTCGGCAACGCCGTCGACGCGGTTAGCGAAACCGAGCCCGAAGTCCAGACCGCCCCGACGGGCGTCGTCAAGGTCATCTGCCGCTACGACGCCGAGCAGAAGCGGACGAACATCGACGTTGTCGACGACGGCCCGGGCGTCGACCCCAACCTCCGCCGGCACATGTTCGAGCTATTCCACAGCACCAAAGGAAACCGCGGCACGGGCCTAGGTCTGCCTGTCGCCAAGAAGATCATCGAAGAACACGACGGCACCCTCACCGTCAAAAGCGACTCCGGCCACGGCACCACCTTCAGCATCTCCCTCCCCGCCTTCGTCGAACAGAGCGACGACCCGAGCCACACATACGTGGGGCTGGGCGAGTAA
- a CDS encoding GNAT family N-acetyltransferase, whose product MPDLLVKLYDLPPATPVEGVTIRVARPFERGHLRDFIEEHFTRSWADEADAGFANRPVSTWLATEPAEGGRSKIVGFAGYDCTARGLWGPTGVAPSARGRGIGKALLLHSLHAMHTAGYAYAIIGGAGPVDFYRDTCGATVIDGSEPGFYRDLLKPNSA is encoded by the coding sequence ATGCCCGACCTGCTCGTCAAGCTCTACGACCTGCCCCCCGCGACGCCGGTAGAGGGCGTGACGATCCGCGTCGCCCGGCCGTTCGAGCGGGGGCATCTGCGCGACTTCATCGAGGAGCACTTCACACGAAGCTGGGCCGACGAGGCGGACGCGGGATTTGCGAATCGGCCGGTGTCGACCTGGCTCGCGACTGAGCCGGCAGAGGGTGGCCGGTCGAAGATCGTCGGCTTCGCCGGCTACGACTGCACCGCCCGCGGCCTCTGGGGCCCGACCGGCGTCGCCCCCTCCGCCCGTGGCCGCGGCATCGGTAAGGCCCTCCTGCTCCACAGCCTCCACGCCATGCACACCGCCGGCTACGCCTACGCCATCATCGGCGGAGCCGGCCCGGTCGACTTCTACCGCGACACCTGCGGAGCGACGGTCATCGACGGCAGTGAGCCCGGGTTCTACCGCGACTTGCTCAAGCCGAACTCGGCATGA
- a CDS encoding PIN domain-containing protein, translating into MNRSDVIFVDTGAWYALAVPSDANHAAATAWFAANERPLLTSDYVVDETLTLLRVRGEPRLAVEMGRRFFAGDLGEVHHLTPEDVAEAWQVFRTYGDKAWSFTDCSSHALTLRLGITTAFAFDAHFRQFGHLQIMPSSA; encoded by the coding sequence GTGAATCGCAGCGATGTCATTTTCGTTGACACCGGCGCGTGGTACGCACTCGCCGTCCCGAGCGACGCAAACCACGCCGCTGCTACCGCGTGGTTCGCCGCTAACGAACGTCCGCTGTTGACGAGCGATTACGTTGTTGACGAGACGCTCACGCTCCTGCGAGTTCGGGGCGAGCCTCGGCTTGCCGTGGAGATGGGGCGGCGGTTCTTCGCAGGCGATCTCGGCGAGGTGCATCACCTCACGCCGGAAGACGTGGCAGAGGCGTGGCAGGTCTTCCGCACCTACGGCGACAAGGCGTGGAGCTTCACCGACTGTTCCAGCCACGCCCTGACACTTCGCCTCGGCATCACGACGGCTTTCGCCTTCGATGCCCACTTTCGCCAGTTCGGCCACCTGCAGATCATGCCGAGTTCGGCTTGA
- a CDS encoding dockerin type I domain-containing protein produces the protein MNRTLASTIASAGLTTLLAAPAEAQLVFADTDRQTSFTYIDLATLRETIQFPLPANVVDTEVLPGTTGFNVWAMTADEANNRLLFLDVSSLFPGADTTSNLYSYDYDTGAVTFQGRVAVGGNDISVQGLALTDDGELYGIYNTGGVPGKGVYQIDLDNPTGSGFGTQFPSTLVVPTATQPGGDTAFSFGTLDYDPVTDKIYTVVDDNDAPQGAGIYEVDPVAGTFNFVVPSPDYRRLERDFDGLATGNGMAYLFTDEPGFVYAYDLVNGTGSIDDYTDFLSPIVEDSVLFAGSSFAPGLLSQFRLPGDANGDGMVDLADFGILRANFGSPSVFLTFNEADFNGDGVVDLADFGILRSNFGSSAAGDIALLDAWVATVPEPASAALVGLAGLAALRRRR, from the coding sequence ATGAATCGCACGCTCGCTTCGACAATCGCCTCTGCCGGGTTGACCACCCTGCTTGCCGCGCCGGCCGAGGCGCAGCTCGTCTTCGCTGACACGGATCGCCAGACGTCCTTCACGTACATCGACCTGGCGACGCTGCGCGAGACGATCCAGTTCCCGCTGCCCGCCAACGTGGTCGACACCGAGGTGCTGCCCGGCACGACCGGCTTCAACGTGTGGGCGATGACGGCCGACGAGGCGAACAACCGCCTGCTCTTTCTCGACGTTTCGTCGCTGTTCCCCGGGGCCGACACGACGAGCAACCTGTACAGCTACGACTACGACACCGGCGCCGTCACCTTCCAGGGCCGCGTCGCGGTCGGCGGGAACGACATCAGTGTCCAGGGTCTCGCCCTCACCGACGACGGCGAGCTCTACGGCATCTACAACACGGGCGGCGTCCCGGGCAAAGGCGTCTATCAGATCGACCTCGACAACCCGACCGGCTCGGGCTTCGGCACGCAGTTCCCCAGCACGCTCGTCGTCCCCACCGCCACCCAGCCCGGCGGAGATACTGCGTTCAGCTTCGGAACGCTCGACTACGACCCCGTCACCGACAAGATCTACACCGTCGTCGACGACAACGACGCGCCACAAGGTGCCGGCATTTACGAGGTCGACCCGGTCGCCGGCACGTTCAACTTCGTCGTCCCAAGCCCCGACTATCGACGGCTCGAACGCGACTTCGACGGCCTGGCCACCGGCAACGGCATGGCCTACCTCTTCACCGACGAGCCGGGCTTCGTCTACGCCTACGACCTGGTCAACGGAACCGGGTCGATTGACGACTACACGGACTTCCTGAGCCCGATCGTCGAAGACAGCGTGCTCTTCGCCGGCTCGTCCTTTGCGCCGGGACTCCTGTCGCAGTTCCGCCTGCCGGGCGATGCCAACGGCGACGGCATGGTCGACCTGGCCGACTTTGGCATTCTGCGGGCCAACTTCGGCTCGCCCAGCGTGTTCCTCACGTTCAACGAGGCCGACTTCAACGGCGACGGCGTCGTCGACCTCGCCGACTTCGGCATTCTTCGCTCCAACTTCGGCAGCTCGGCCGCGGGCGACATCGCCCTGCTCGACGCCTGGGTCGCCACCGTTCCCGAGCCCGCCTCGGCCGCCCTCGTCGGTTTGGCGGGCCTCGCTGCACTGCGTCGTCGTCGCTGA
- a CDS encoding vWA domain-containing protein, which produces MTRNRTISSTTTTRLLLAGAVASASLAALTTPAPAAGPRNLPPIVLPTPAEEGPSIDLVLLLDTSSSMNGLIDQAKAQLWKIVNETADQTRDGEKAKVRVALFQYGNDGLPVTENYIRQVVPLTSDLDAVGTALFGLTTNGGSEYCGAVIDDALGVLDWSTGDDDYRTIFIAGNEPFTQGPIDYRVAVGEAKGRGVVVNTVHCGPSQAGESGEWTRAAAIGGGEAFNIDQDHSPVPQIICPQDEKLGRLSLELNETYLWFGDRERRDEAAGAQVANDMRMSRMSPSLAAVRAVTKANSVYDNAGRDLVDTLAGDVDALPTKLAEVPEDELPEAMQAMSANERVQHVKELAERRSSIQAQIQTLAAERATFLAAELARQADADAGQVTLGDAVTQAVARQLEDRGFDKVRPTTRPR; this is translated from the coding sequence ATGACACGAAACCGCACGATCTCTTCGACCACTACGACCCGCCTTTTGCTTGCCGGGGCTGTTGCCTCGGCATCGCTGGCCGCGCTGACGACGCCTGCACCGGCGGCCGGGCCACGAAACCTGCCGCCGATCGTTCTGCCGACGCCTGCCGAGGAGGGCCCGTCGATCGACCTGGTGCTGCTGCTCGACACCAGCAGCTCGATGAATGGCCTCATCGATCAGGCCAAGGCCCAGCTCTGGAAGATCGTCAATGAGACGGCCGATCAGACGCGCGACGGCGAGAAGGCCAAGGTCCGCGTCGCGCTCTTTCAGTACGGCAACGACGGTCTGCCCGTCACGGAGAACTACATCCGCCAGGTCGTCCCGCTCACCAGCGACCTCGACGCCGTCGGCACCGCGCTCTTCGGCCTGACGACCAACGGCGGCAGCGAGTACTGCGGGGCCGTTATCGACGACGCACTCGGCGTGCTCGACTGGTCGACGGGTGACGACGACTACCGCACGATCTTCATCGCCGGCAACGAGCCGTTCACGCAAGGTCCGATCGACTACCGCGTGGCAGTCGGCGAGGCGAAGGGCCGGGGCGTCGTGGTCAACACGGTGCACTGCGGGCCTTCGCAGGCTGGCGAGAGCGGCGAGTGGACGCGAGCGGCCGCCATCGGCGGGGGCGAGGCGTTCAACATCGACCAGGACCATTCGCCCGTGCCGCAGATCATCTGTCCGCAGGACGAGAAACTCGGCCGACTCAGCCTCGAGCTCAATGAGACGTACCTCTGGTTCGGCGATCGCGAACGACGCGACGAGGCCGCCGGTGCGCAGGTCGCCAACGACATGCGGATGAGTCGCATGAGCCCGTCCCTCGCCGCAGTCCGGGCGGTGACCAAGGCCAACTCGGTCTACGACAACGCCGGTCGCGATCTCGTCGACACGCTGGCCGGCGACGTGGACGCGCTTCCGACAAAGCTGGCCGAGGTTCCGGAGGACGAGCTGCCTGAGGCGATGCAGGCGATGTCCGCCAACGAGCGCGTGCAGCACGTCAAAGAGCTGGCCGAGCGTCGTTCGTCGATTCAGGCTCAGATCCAGACGTTGGCGGCCGAGCGTGCGACGTTCCTCGCTGCCGAGCTGGCTCGCCAAGCCGACGCAGACGCCGGCCAGGTCACGCTTGGCGATGCCGTCACGCAGGCCGTCGCTAGGCAGCTCGAGGACCGTGGCTTCGACAAGGTCCGGCCGACCACGCGTCCGCGCTAG